In Topomyia yanbarensis strain Yona2022 chromosome 2, ASM3024719v1, whole genome shotgun sequence, one DNA window encodes the following:
- the LOC131685881 gene encoding heterogeneous nuclear ribonucleoprotein 27C-like has protein sequence MHPSKKMNAAELDDHEKGKLFVGGLSWETTQENLQRYFGRYGEVIDCVVMKNNETGRSRGFGFVTFADPDNVERALDNGPHTLDGRTIDPKPCNPRSLHKPKRTGGYPKVFLGGLPPNITETDLRSFFCRYGNVMEVVIMYDQEKKKSRGFGFLSFENEAAVERATAEHFVNISGKQVEIKKAEPRDGSGNNNSMNADSYQWGSPQAPPMGNGQMGGPPINMQSNMMQGYQGWGASQPQQGYGGYGASAGAANAYQGWGAPPPQQWGNYNATPQQTQGYGGYDMYNSSGAGSAGGYGSGNWNSWNMPPNTGSTGSADMYSRPQSGPTAGPAGSAGPTAGGPSKPGSEYGGGSAYGSGAAGGYGGYYQNEQNTAAAYNNRPRSAYGGGNDASSQPPYPAF, from the coding sequence ATGCATCCGTCGAAGAAGATGAACGCGGCGGAACTTGATGATCACGAGAAGGGTAAACTGTTTGTCGGCGGTCTGTCCTGGGAGACGACTCAGGAGAACCTGCAGCGCTATTTTGGCCGCTACGGTGAGGTCATTGACTGTGTGGTCATGAAGAACAACGAGACGGGCCGCTCTCGTGGGTTCGGCTTTGTGACATTTGCCGATCCGGATAACGTCGAACGAGCACTGGACAACGGACCGCACACGCTGGATGGCCGCACTATCGATCCGAAACCGTGCAATCCGAGGTCGCTGCATAAACCGAAGCGTACCGGTGGCTATCCGAAGGTCTTTTTGGGTGGCCTTCCCCCAAACATAACTGAAACGGATCTGCGCAGTTTCTTCTGCCGGTATGGTAACGTGATGGAGGTGGTTATAATGTATGATCAGGAGAAAAAGAAAAGCCGCGGTTTTGGATTCCTGTCGTTTGAAAATGAAGCGGCTGTTGAACGTGCGACTGCCGAGCATTTCGTGAATATCAGTGGCAAACAGGTGGAAATTAAAAAGGCAGAACCGCGCGATGGTAGCGGCAACAATAACAGCATGAATGCCGATTCCTACCAGTGGGGATCACCGCAAGCTCCGCCGATGGGCAATGGTCAGATGGGAGGCCCTCCAATCAACATGCAGTCGAATATGATGCAGGGCTATCAAGGTTGGGGTGCATCCCAGCCGCAACAGGGCTACGGAGGATATGGTGCCTCTGCCGGAGCAGCTAATGCGTATCAAGGTTGGGGAGCACCTCCACCACAGCAGTGGGGCAATTACAATGCTACGCCCCAGCAGACGCAAGGTTACGGTGGGTATGATATGTACAACAGCTCCGGTGCCGGAAGTGCCGGTGGTTACGGATCGGGCAACTGGAATTCGTGGAATATGCCCCCGAACACGGGATCGACCGGATCGGCCGATATGTACTCACGACCACAATCCGGCCCAACGGCTGGCCCAGCTGGATCGGCCGGCCCAACGGCGGGAGGACCTTCGAAACCCGGTTCCGAGTACGGCGGTGGATCGGCGTACGGTTCCGGTGCTGCCGGAGGTTACGGCGGATATTATCAGAACGAACAGAACACAGCAGCCGCCTACAACAACAGGCCCAGGTCGGCGTACGGTGGCGGTAATGATGCTTCATCGCAACCACCTTATCCAGCATTTTGA